One part of the Anaerotruncus rubiinfantis genome encodes these proteins:
- a CDS encoding 3-hydroxyacyl-CoA dehydrogenase family protein, with protein MKIGVVGAGMMGCGIAETAAQAGFTVINVDTFSSALENAQKCVQKDMEKLVAKGKHTRGEADAVIARIAYGTDMRMLADCDAVIEAVPENLELKASIFAQLDAIVKPEAFLASNTSAIAISALSAKMTNPARCVGMHFFCPAPVMKLVEIVDGLYTAPETTGRAVELAKALGKTPAKAPEMPGFLVNRMLVPMQNEAAFLVMEGADPKDVDTAMKLGANFPMGPLELTDFVGVDIMYNTMLTLYESFHDSKYRPCPLLANMIAAGRLGRKSGRGFYEYG; from the coding sequence ATGAAAATTGGAGTTGTCGGGGCTGGGATGATGGGCTGCGGAATTGCGGAGACCGCTGCGCAGGCCGGCTTCACGGTAATCAATGTGGACACCTTTTCGTCCGCCTTGGAAAATGCGCAAAAATGTGTGCAAAAGGATATGGAAAAGCTGGTCGCCAAAGGCAAACACACCCGCGGGGAAGCCGACGCGGTGATCGCGCGAATTGCCTATGGCACAGATATGCGGATGCTGGCTGATTGCGATGCGGTGATCGAGGCCGTCCCGGAAAATCTGGAGCTCAAAGCGTCGATCTTCGCGCAGCTTGACGCGATTGTAAAGCCGGAGGCATTTCTGGCGAGCAACACCTCCGCCATCGCCATTTCGGCGCTCAGCGCCAAAATGACAAATCCGGCGCGCTGCGTGGGTATGCACTTTTTCTGTCCGGCGCCGGTCATGAAGCTGGTGGAGATCGTGGACGGCCTCTATACCGCGCCGGAGACCACCGGGCGCGCCGTCGAACTCGCAAAGGCGCTTGGCAAGACGCCCGCCAAAGCACCGGAGATGCCGGGCTTCCTGGTAAACCGAATGCTTGTTCCAATGCAAAACGAAGCCGCTTTCCTTGTCATGGAGGGGGCCGATCCGAAGGATGTTGACACGGCGATGAAGCTTGGCGCGAATTTTCCGATGGGTCCGCTGGAGCTCACCGATTTTGTCGGTGTGGACATCATGTACAACACGATGCTCACCCTTTATGAAAGCTTCCACGACAGCAAATACCGCCCCTGTCCGCTGCTTGCGAACATGATCGCGGCGGGAAGGCTCGGGCGCAAATCCGGCCGTGGATTTTATGAGTATGGATGA
- a CDS encoding LacI family DNA-binding transcriptional regulator, with the protein MEKYTARDIAELAGVSPATVSRVLNGTAGVGQEKRAKILEIARSLGYAPSGSSYENRRARSSNIVAIFIRDVRNPFYADIIYHAQEALLENGYIPVAMPFKGTLQELQELAKTDVPSSFGGVLMMPPADPEQAKEAVRLFSCPMVLLLNRHLNDFDGNVVIQDNFQAGYTAARHLIELGHRHIAFLMGPADSPAMIARYDAYRQALKNYNLPYRDDYLIPGDLTMECGRRSAQAYLPRLDQLPHALICCNDLMAIGFLDECRKRQVSIPETMSIIGFDDIPFSAVAGIDLTTMRQKSGEMGRRAAELLHKKISAPSSANECVIYDPQLIVRKTTGPAGG; encoded by the coding sequence GTGGAAAAATATACCGCCCGGGATATTGCCGAATTGGCTGGGGTTTCCCCCGCCACAGTGTCCCGCGTGTTGAATGGAACAGCTGGAGTTGGACAGGAAAAACGGGCAAAAATTCTAGAAATTGCCCGATCTCTCGGTTATGCGCCGAGCGGTTCCTCCTATGAAAACAGAAGGGCCCGTTCTTCAAATATTGTCGCAATTTTTATCCGCGATGTGCGCAATCCTTTCTACGCGGATATCATCTATCATGCGCAGGAGGCCCTGCTTGAAAATGGGTATATCCCCGTCGCAATGCCGTTCAAGGGCACCCTGCAGGAATTGCAGGAGCTGGCAAAAACCGATGTGCCATCGAGTTTCGGCGGGGTCCTTATGATGCCGCCCGCCGACCCTGAACAGGCAAAGGAAGCGGTCCGTCTGTTCTCCTGCCCAATGGTGCTGCTGCTCAACCGTCATCTCAACGATTTCGACGGCAACGTCGTTATCCAGGATAACTTCCAGGCCGGCTATACCGCAGCGCGTCATCTCATCGAGCTCGGCCACCGGCATATCGCTTTCCTGATGGGTCCGGCAGATTCCCCCGCCATGATTGCCCGCTACGATGCTTACCGGCAGGCGCTCAAAAATTATAATCTTCCTTATCGGGACGATTATCTCATTCCCGGAGATCTGACGATGGAATGCGGTCGCCGATCCGCCCAGGCTTATCTGCCGCGGCTCGACCAGCTGCCGCATGCGCTCATCTGCTGCAATGATCTGATGGCGATCGGTTTTCTGGACGAATGCCGCAAACGTCAGGTTTCTATCCCGGAAACGATGTCGATTATCGGCTTTGATGATATCCCATTTTCCGCTGTGGCAGGCATCGACCTCACCACCATGCGTCAGAAGTCGGGCGAGATGGGCAGGCGTGCCGCCGAGCTTCTGCATAAGAAAATCTCCGCGCCGTCCAGCGCGAATGAGTGTGTGATCTATGATCCCCAGCTCATCGTGCGCAAGACCACCGGACCAGCTGGCGGCTGA
- a CDS encoding TRAP transporter large permease — translation MSAITVAVLSIFALLVLVLSGVHIGFSLAAMSFVGIWMMTANHVTAFSILATTSFEAIRDYSFAVIPLFVLMGCFMSRSGVARDLFDAANYFLKKLPGGMGIATVISNAVFAAVTGVSVASAAVFSRICLPEMDRFHYKKNFALGAVAGSSVLGMLIPPSLLMIVYGMLSETSIGKLFVAGVVPGLVLAGIYCIGIIIMVTRRPELAGQRRNEHGKIMPVKVDSDKNESFLKVFFRALPIFGVVVLVLGGIWGGLFTPTEASAVGALACCILSICKGMRLQELKSVLLESVGTTASILFLLITAQMYSRMLAVSGITVLLGNAIVNSGLTSGWVLLIVCLVLIALGCVLDSTSILLLTVPLILPIADAFGWDRIWLGIVMIIVVEMGLLTPPFGMVVFSMKATVDDDSVSVESIFRGAMPFLFMMVIAVLLVIFFPSLATWLPSLQ, via the coding sequence ATGAGCGCAATCACGGTTGCAGTCCTTTCGATCTTCGCGCTGCTGGTATTGGTTCTTTCGGGTGTGCATATCGGCTTTTCGCTGGCTGCTATGAGCTTTGTCGGCATCTGGATGATGACGGCGAACCATGTCACCGCGTTTTCCATTCTGGCGACCACCTCGTTTGAGGCGATCCGCGACTATTCCTTCGCGGTCATCCCCTTGTTTGTCCTGATGGGCTGCTTTATGAGCCGGTCGGGCGTGGCGCGGGATTTATTCGATGCGGCGAACTATTTTCTCAAGAAGCTGCCAGGCGGCATGGGCATCGCCACGGTTATTTCGAACGCGGTCTTTGCGGCCGTGACCGGCGTGAGCGTCGCGTCCGCTGCGGTTTTCAGCCGCATCTGTTTGCCGGAGATGGACCGCTTCCACTATAAGAAAAATTTTGCGCTGGGCGCGGTGGCGGGAAGCTCGGTGCTCGGGATGCTCATCCCGCCGAGCCTTCTGATGATCGTCTACGGCATGCTCAGTGAGACCTCGATCGGAAAATTGTTCGTGGCGGGCGTCGTACCGGGGCTGGTGCTCGCGGGAATCTACTGTATCGGTATCATCATCATGGTCACCCGCCGCCCGGAGCTTGCTGGACAGCGGCGCAACGAACATGGTAAAATCATGCCGGTGAAGGTCGATTCGGACAAGAATGAAAGCTTCCTGAAGGTCTTTTTCCGCGCACTGCCAATCTTTGGCGTGGTGGTGCTGGTGCTCGGCGGCATCTGGGGCGGGCTTTTCACCCCGACCGAAGCGAGCGCGGTAGGCGCGCTGGCTTGCTGCATCCTGAGCATCTGCAAGGGGATGCGGCTGCAGGAACTCAAAAGCGTTCTGCTCGAATCGGTCGGCACGACCGCTTCGATCCTATTTTTGCTCATCACCGCGCAGATGTATTCCCGGATGCTGGCGGTGAGCGGCATCACCGTCCTTTTGGGCAATGCCATCGTAAATTCCGGCCTCACTTCCGGGTGGGTGCTGCTGATTGTCTGCCTTGTGCTGATCGCGCTGGGCTGCGTGCTCGATTCCACCTCGATTTTGCTGCTCACCGTGCCGCTGATCCTGCCGATCGCGGACGCGTTTGGATGGGACCGCATCTGGCTCGGGATCGTGATGATTATCGTGGTCGAGATGGGGCTTCTGACCCCTCCGTTCGGCATGGTGGTATTCTCGATGAAGGCGACGGTCGACGACGACAGCGTTTCGGTCGAGAGCATTTTCCGCGGGGCAATGCCGTTTTTATTCATGATGGTGATTGCGGTGCTGCTCGTCATCTTTTTCCCATCGCTTGCCACCTGGCTTCCCAGCCTGCAATAG
- a CDS encoding LacI family DNA-binding transcriptional regulator, translating to MQKHTIQDIAQIAGVSPATVSRALNNFPGVRGESRRKILSVAKSLGYAPKIAMNRATGDCGSIIGIVIGGDLRNPFYAEIAYHMEKRLKRYGYLPVLFPFSNFQKPQARSSTPCLPQRLSGLILISVDEPPEFLDSLKSLTIPTVLLLNYSVGSEMSCSVVILDDFQSGYTATRHLIEYGHTKIAFLTGPERSAVSAARLQGYRQALGYYNIPFREDMVYPGDFTLERGRKTALACIAKGELPTALICCNDLMAIGFLDECEHNGIKIPEEISVIGFNDIPSASLERIALTTMRQSTAEMGFQAVELLHKKISHPESGNEYVILDSQLIVRRTTGVLPADRKQK from the coding sequence ATGCAAAAACACACCATTCAGGATATTGCCCAGATCGCCGGCGTATCGCCGGCGACCGTTTCCCGCGCGCTGAACAATTTCCCGGGCGTGCGCGGCGAAAGCCGCCGAAAAATCCTTTCTGTTGCAAAATCGCTTGGATATGCGCCCAAAATCGCAATGAACCGCGCCACCGGAGACTGCGGTTCGATAATCGGCATCGTGATCGGCGGAGATCTGCGCAATCCTTTCTATGCGGAAATTGCTTATCATATGGAGAAACGGCTGAAACGATACGGGTATCTCCCCGTCCTGTTCCCTTTTTCCAATTTTCAGAAACCGCAGGCCCGCTCCAGCACCCCATGCCTCCCACAGAGACTGAGCGGACTCATCCTCATATCTGTCGACGAACCGCCCGAATTTCTCGACTCGCTCAAGTCCCTGACCATCCCGACGGTGCTTCTGCTCAACTATTCGGTCGGCAGCGAGATGAGCTGCAGCGTGGTCATCCTGGACGACTTCCAATCGGGTTACACCGCAACCCGCCACCTCATCGAGTACGGCCACACCAAGATCGCCTTCCTGACCGGGCCGGAGCGCTCCGCGGTAAGCGCCGCGCGCCTGCAGGGATACCGGCAGGCACTCGGGTACTACAATATCCCCTTCCGGGAAGATATGGTATATCCAGGGGATTTTACGCTGGAACGCGGTCGAAAGACTGCGCTTGCCTGCATCGCCAAAGGTGAGTTGCCGACCGCACTCATCTGCTGCAATGATCTGATGGCCATCGGTTTTCTGGACGAATGCGAACATAACGGCATCAAAATTCCAGAGGAAATTTCGGTCATCGGTTTTAACGACATCCCCAGCGCCTCGCTCGAGCGGATCGCACTGACCACAATGCGCCAGTCCACCGCCGAAATGGGCTTCCAGGCGGTGGAATTGCTGCATAAAAAGATCAGCCACCCCGAAAGCGGCAATGAATATGTAATCCTGGATTCCCAGCTGATTGTGCGCCGGACTACCGGCGTCCTTCCTGCGGATCGGAAACAAAAATAA
- a CDS encoding acylphosphatase, with amino-acid sequence MQKIRWYVLVSGRVQDVGFRFFSRCLALLGGLTGWVRNRPDGRVELEIQGPQDRVNTFLRRMKKGTRRVQVETVETEPRETLPNEKHFIVRYDDI; translated from the coding sequence ATGCAGAAGATCAGATGGTATGTACTGGTGTCCGGACGCGTACAAGATGTTGGATTTCGTTTTTTTTCGCGCTGTCTGGCGCTGTTGGGCGGATTGACGGGTTGGGTGCGAAACCGGCCGGACGGCAGGGTCGAATTGGAAATCCAGGGGCCGCAGGACCGTGTGAATACATTCCTTCGCCGGATGAAAAAAGGAACCCGGCGCGTCCAAGTGGAAACGGTGGAGACTGAACCGCGGGAAACTCTCCCAAATGAAAAGCATTTCATAGTCCGGTACGACGATATCTGA
- a CDS encoding carcinine hydrolase/isopenicillin-N N-acyltransferase family protein, whose protein sequence is MYHMNEGGGCSSMVALPEATADGSTIFGKNSDRPLNESQPFCFYPARDYPERAQVECTYIRIPQASHTYACFGSRPYAIFGFEIGVNERGVVIGNEAVYGREIPERRWGLLGMDILRLALERADNAANAVTVMGELLETYGTGGNPATRDQRFNGNYIIADAKDAYRFESMQRCWVAKKIEHVGYLSNCYSIRDDYDRIGRDTLRTAAEKGWTLPGERIDAANCFTRSDLVFADVKSFLRFPRLRYLMEGREPFTPKMMMKNLRDHYEGTPQESLFYGRAAAKVPGVCGHSGGLSGSTSAASAVVVIRADAPEPLRFTYWNSMSPPCCSVFRPFYNIHWLPEDLQHAHALFDERDQWWVFIALERYIALNYDRFAPVVQERFQALEDDFLQEAASLEKFFDGNVEPLRAFSLHASCQSVQLAKDCLNEIKSKLKTTDIDRLLLDYFQLSAEGCGMPYDQRVIR, encoded by the coding sequence ATGTATCATATGAATGAAGGCGGAGGGTGTTCTTCTATGGTTGCGCTGCCGGAAGCCACGGCGGACGGCAGCACTATCTTTGGCAAGAACAGTGACCGTCCTTTAAACGAATCACAGCCGTTCTGCTTTTATCCCGCGCGGGATTATCCAGAGAGGGCGCAGGTGGAATGCACCTATATCCGCATCCCGCAGGCCTCCCACACCTATGCCTGCTTCGGCTCGCGCCCCTACGCAATCTTCGGGTTTGAAATCGGGGTCAACGAGCGGGGCGTTGTCATTGGAAACGAAGCGGTCTATGGCAGGGAGATCCCCGAGCGGCGCTGGGGACTTTTGGGAATGGATATCCTGCGGCTGGCACTCGAGCGTGCCGACAACGCGGCGAACGCCGTGACAGTGATGGGGGAACTGCTGGAAACCTATGGAACCGGCGGTAATCCGGCGACGCGCGACCAACGCTTCAACGGCAACTATATCATCGCGGATGCGAAGGATGCCTACCGCTTTGAATCGATGCAGCGCTGCTGGGTGGCAAAAAAGATCGAACACGTTGGCTATCTCTCGAACTGCTATTCCATCCGGGATGACTACGACCGCATTGGGCGGGATACGCTGCGAACGGCTGCTGAAAAAGGCTGGACGCTGCCCGGGGAACGCATCGACGCGGCCAACTGCTTCACCCGCAGCGATCTTGTTTTTGCCGATGTAAAAAGCTTTCTGCGCTTTCCGCGCCTGCGGTACCTGATGGAGGGCCGGGAGCCCTTTACCCCCAAGATGATGATGAAAAATCTGCGTGACCACTATGAGGGCACCCCACAGGAAAGTCTCTTCTATGGGCGCGCCGCGGCCAAGGTGCCGGGCGTCTGTGGACATTCAGGCGGGCTCAGCGGCAGTACCTCGGCGGCAAGCGCGGTTGTGGTGATCCGGGCGGATGCGCCGGAACCGCTGCGTTTTACCTACTGGAACAGCATGTCTCCGCCCTGCTGTTCGGTGTTCCGACCGTTTTATAATATCCACTGGTTGCCGGAGGATCTCCAGCACGCGCACGCGCTGTTCGATGAGCGTGACCAGTGGTGGGTATTTATTGCGCTGGAGCGCTACATCGCGCTCAATTATGACCGGTTCGCACCTGTGGTACAGGAACGCTTTCAGGCGTTGGAGGACGATTTTCTGCAGGAAGCGGCTTCCCTGGAGAAGTTCTTCGACGGAAACGTCGAACCGCTGCGCGCCTTTTCGCTGCATGCCTCCTGCCAGAGCGTGCAGCTTGCCAAGGACTGCCTGAATGAAATCAAATCCAAGCTGAAGACGACCGATATCGACCGCCTGCTGCTTGACTATTTCCAATTGTCGGCCGAGGGGTGCGGGATGCCTTACGACCAGCGGGTAATCCGTTAG
- a CDS encoding cytosine permease, whose protein sequence is MINFDMPEKCDLINDDTKPVNYAKRQVGMISLITLWVGMEVNLGAMMIAGQLYPTLSVGQVYVIIVLGMLTIGVILGCVQDMGLKYGIPFIVAIKASFGYRGAAIVGFFECIPLVFWLGINTWAGGEALSEISRMLFGVSNTLIGVLVFMAIQMYLCFYGIKLLKYCSWVATPILLVMCGYAYYSLVQQSGMSFGQILTQGGTAFTFSNFPIFAAAFVAYVGAWVGVMEKMQDVTRDVYTSDAVSKSWWKSNFKYVIAQIIGLLPTGMLVNGLGVISNATTGNWNPIIMFSNVFGAKSTALAVAAQIFIVFALLSTNPVANMYGPAITISNFSKKRLSIRQAAFIFGIIAILIQPWSLINYLNNIITYFGSFMGPIFAISVVDYFIIRHREYTLEDLYWSKGKYRYDKGFSLAAIYSMLIGFGVGCILSSFMYFASILGAGIAYYFLMTKWYLKKHPEVADLPLPSVV, encoded by the coding sequence ATGATTAATTTTGATATGCCCGAGAAATGCGACCTCATCAACGACGATACGAAACCGGTCAATTATGCCAAACGCCAGGTCGGCATGATCTCGCTGATCACCCTGTGGGTCGGCATGGAAGTGAACCTCGGCGCAATGATGATCGCCGGGCAGCTCTATCCGACCCTTTCGGTGGGGCAGGTCTATGTCATCATCGTGCTGGGCATGCTGACCATCGGTGTGATTCTGGGCTGTGTACAGGATATGGGGCTCAAGTACGGCATTCCCTTCATAGTGGCGATCAAGGCCTCCTTTGGATACCGCGGGGCTGCTATCGTGGGCTTCTTTGAATGTATCCCACTGGTCTTTTGGCTGGGTATTAACACCTGGGCCGGCGGCGAGGCGCTTTCAGAAATTTCCCGGATGCTCTTTGGCGTGTCGAATACGCTTATCGGTGTGCTGGTATTTATGGCCATCCAGATGTATCTTTGCTTTTATGGTATCAAGTTACTCAAATACTGTAGCTGGGTCGCCACACCAATTCTGCTTGTGATGTGCGGTTACGCTTACTATTCGCTCGTACAGCAGTCAGGCATGAGCTTTGGACAGATTCTCACGCAGGGCGGCACCGCGTTCACCTTTTCCAATTTTCCGATCTTTGCGGCGGCCTTTGTCGCGTATGTGGGCGCTTGGGTGGGCGTCATGGAAAAGATGCAGGACGTCACCCGCGACGTCTATACCAGCGACGCGGTCTCAAAAAGTTGGTGGAAGTCGAATTTTAAATATGTGATTGCACAGATCATCGGCCTTCTGCCGACAGGTATGTTGGTCAACGGCCTGGGCGTCATCTCGAACGCCACCACTGGAAATTGGAATCCGATCATCATGTTCAGCAATGTTTTTGGCGCGAAATCCACCGCCTTGGCGGTGGCGGCACAGATATTCATCGTTTTTGCGCTGCTCTCCACCAATCCGGTCGCGAATATGTATGGACCGGCTATCACCATCTCCAATTTCTCTAAGAAGCGGCTCAGTATCCGGCAAGCGGCGTTCATTTTCGGCATCATTGCCATCCTGATCCAGCCGTGGAGCCTCATCAACTATCTGAATAACATCATCACCTATTTCGGCAGCTTTATGGGTCCGATCTTTGCCATTTCGGTGGTCGACTATTTCATCATCCGTCACCGCGAGTATACGCTTGAGGACCTCTACTGGTCGAAAGGCAAATACCGTTATGACAAGGGATTCAGCCTCGCGGCCATCTATTCCATGCTCATCGGCTTTGGTGTGGGCTGTATTCTCAGCAGCTTCATGTATTTTGCCAGTATCCTTGGGGCGGGTATCGCCTACTATTTCCTGATGACCAAATGGTATCTGAAGAAGCATCCGGAAGTGGCCGACCTGCCGTTACCTTCCGTCGTTTGA
- a CDS encoding aspartate/glutamate racemase family protein, protein MKILVINPNIVLPMTRDIEATARTAAGPGVQVDAVSPRIGPSAIECYLEFNYASIGVVDTIARTEKEGGADAYITACFCDPGLEAGREITEKPVVGICEAAVTYARMLAPNFSIVTVLDATRRLNEFRMVSYHAEKLCKSIRPTHVGVLEFRENPQCGLDALFEQSRLAVEEDGARCILLGCAGFAAAAREFTEKLGVPVLDGVTLAVRLAESLVQTGHKNVATLSRAYLETKTMKGFDITF, encoded by the coding sequence ATGAAAATATTGGTGATCAATCCAAATATTGTCCTGCCGATGACCCGCGATATCGAGGCGACTGCCCGTACAGCAGCCGGCCCTGGCGTGCAGGTCGACGCGGTCAGCCCGCGGATCGGGCCGTCGGCCATCGAATGCTACCTGGAATTCAACTATGCGTCGATCGGTGTGGTTGACACAATTGCCAGAACGGAAAAAGAGGGCGGCGCGGACGCCTATATCACCGCCTGTTTCTGTGACCCCGGACTCGAAGCGGGCCGGGAGATCACCGAAAAGCCAGTGGTCGGCATCTGTGAAGCGGCCGTGACCTACGCGCGGATGCTCGCCCCCAATTTTTCCATTGTTACCGTGCTGGATGCAACCAGGAGGCTTAACGAATTTCGGATGGTCTCCTACCACGCGGAAAAGCTCTGCAAATCAATCCGCCCGACCCATGTGGGCGTTTTGGAATTTCGAGAGAACCCGCAGTGCGGGCTCGACGCGCTTTTTGAGCAGAGCCGACTTGCGGTGGAGGAGGACGGCGCTCGATGCATCCTGCTGGGATGTGCGGGTTTTGCGGCGGCCGCCCGTGAATTCACCGAAAAACTCGGCGTACCGGTGCTTGACGGGGTGACCCTGGCGGTACGGTTGGCGGAGAGCCTGGTACAGACTGGGCATAAAAATGTAGCAACGCTGAGCCGCGCGTACCTCGAGACAAAAACCATGAAGGGCTTCGACATAACCTTTTAA
- a CDS encoding TRAP transporter small permease subunit, producing the protein MIRKFDAFMNKLASWSSFIGAIWIFIIMIFICVDVSGRLFLHRPIIGTPEIVQNSLAAIAFLMLPWATHLGQHVRSTMIKDKLPERGGYIIEIFAFLIGALLFAFIVYASWEPMVFATQIKDFQGEGLRVPIYPVWWVIVFGAVQSCYQCISKIVRAVLLFKGKKGVEDLNEEGGIQI; encoded by the coding sequence TTGATCCGGAAGTTCGACGCTTTTATGAATAAGCTGGCGTCCTGGTCCAGCTTCATTGGGGCAATCTGGATTTTTATTATTATGATATTCATCTGTGTCGATGTCAGCGGGAGGCTGTTTTTGCACCGCCCGATCATCGGCACGCCGGAAATTGTCCAGAATTCGCTGGCCGCCATCGCTTTCCTGATGCTGCCCTGGGCGACCCATCTCGGACAGCATGTCCGCTCCACCATGATCAAGGATAAACTCCCGGAAAGGGGCGGCTATATCATAGAGATCTTCGCTTTCCTGATAGGCGCGCTCCTGTTTGCCTTCATCGTCTATGCGAGCTGGGAACCAATGGTTTTCGCAACGCAGATCAAGGACTTCCAGGGCGAAGGCCTGCGTGTCCCAATTTATCCCGTCTGGTGGGTGATCGTTTTCGGCGCGGTGCAGAGCTGCTATCAGTGTATTTCCAAAATCGTCCGCGCGGTGCTCCTGTTCAAAGGGAAGAAAGGCGTGGAGGACCTCAATGAGGAAGGAGGCATCCAGATATGA
- a CDS encoding N-acyl homoserine lactonase family protein — protein sequence MAKKIIGAGKWKAKVLFCGDHSTYKANLTIEHDPDLYIKLPYLAFLLTDGEMNVLIDNGMNDRFIIDGKAWANCPCNSGAQYFLDSLAKEGLKPDDIDLILYTHLHNDHAGNCNFFPKTKSIAQYDEWQNLLDPNFSERRRRDYDLDVIPYLHNNPNFYKIDGDAEILEGIKLIKTPGHTRGSQCIVANTVNGVRIFVGDQFHMGCSFYPWLEEMPDVDGVSHKITAEHEWPTIPSSLIYDYPSYYKSVEKVRAYVPDITDTQYVMCGHDPALLFREI from the coding sequence ATGGCAAAAAAGATTATCGGCGCGGGCAAATGGAAAGCAAAAGTCCTTTTCTGCGGGGATCATTCCACCTATAAGGCGAACCTCACGATCGAACACGATCCGGACCTCTATATCAAGCTGCCGTATCTCGCCTTCCTGCTCACAGACGGCGAGATGAACGTCCTCATCGACAACGGCATGAACGACCGCTTCATCATCGACGGCAAAGCCTGGGCGAACTGCCCGTGCAATTCCGGCGCGCAGTATTTCCTCGATTCGCTTGCGAAAGAGGGCCTCAAGCCGGACGACATCGACCTGATCCTCTACACCCACCTGCACAACGATCATGCCGGCAACTGTAATTTTTTCCCCAAGACCAAATCGATCGCGCAGTATGACGAGTGGCAGAACCTGCTTGATCCGAACTTTTCGGAACGCCGCAGAAGAGACTATGACCTGGATGTCATCCCCTACCTGCACAACAACCCGAACTTCTATAAGATTGACGGCGACGCGGAGATTCTCGAAGGAATCAAGCTGATCAAAACCCCGGGACACACCCGCGGCAGCCAGTGCATCGTGGCCAACACCGTGAACGGCGTGCGTATCTTTGTGGGCGACCAGTTCCATATGGGATGCAGCTTTTATCCGTGGCTTGAGGAGATGCCGGATGTCGACGGCGTGTCGCATAAGATCACGGCGGAACACGAATGGCCGACCATCCCCTCCAGCCTGATTTACGACTATCCGTCCTATTATAAGAGTGTGGAAAAGGTCCGTGCGTATGTCCCGGACATCACCGACACCCAGTATGTCATGTGCGGGCATGACCCCGCCCTGCTTTTCAGAGAGATTTAA